One window of Agrobacterium vitis genomic DNA carries:
- a CDS encoding type I polyketide synthase, which translates to MNDLSAAPLSDDIRHHIAVIGMAGRFPGAPDVERFWQNLVDGVESIERLSPETLKERGVSAETTALADFVAASTPLAGADRFDAGFFGYSPAEAEILDPQQRIFLECAWQALETAGYVGDRYQGPIGVFAAAGINTYLFNLHDNSRIRETVSPYELFVGNDKDFLATRTAFKLNLRGPAITVQTACSSSLVAVHMAAQSLLSGDCDMALAGGIALSQSSGYRAREGGILSADGHCRAFDAASSGTVPGSGVGIVVLKRLEDALADGDTIDAVILGSAINNDGALKASFTAPQVDSQAAVIADAQAMAGVRADTIGYIEAHGTGTRLGDPIEVAALTKAFRRDTQRQGFCALGSVKTNIGHLDTAAGIAGFIKAVLALKNRRIPASLHYENSNPQIDFAASPFFVNQRLRDWDNQIGTRRAGVSSFGIGGTNAHVVLEEAPPSPASKAGSGPELLLLSARTEEQLAASSEALAARLAVGSEYADAPVLADVAHTLRHGRRDFAKRRFVVARDAKEAARNLRNPAQTGTAAGETAQAVFLFPGQGSPYTAMGKALYADMPAFRAPFDACASELDRLMGINFKACLFSNADDLDRTAFAQPALFAVEYALAQALMSHGVKPAALHGHSIGEYVAACLAGIFDLETALQLVVARGRLMQAQVPGAMLAVMHADEPITPWLDGVITLAAANAPGLSVLSGPVEAIASLQGRLKDKGIAARLLKISHAFHSPMMSEAAAQFRDVVAGVRLSVPQIPLISNVTGTWMTAQDATDPDYWARHLLQPVRFEDGTRTLQSLAAPVFIEIGPGRALGTLSAAAGVERTRILATLAEGKDESGQVLSAVGQFWQLNGILDSAEVAGRRRVRLPTYPFQSERYWVDADSEPATPKRTAANVEGPGLYRTNWRRAQLNHSPNRLKGRVLVFDDGQLGSALTAELERSGAEPYRAMIGTGLSEPDFRCFSLRPTMSEDYASLFETLAERGASPDHIVFGWPLTPCSNEAPETAAQALLALARELAKFDRAVTLTLLTRSAADVTGLEDLDIPQALTAGTLQVIAQEYPSLHCRHIDIDAARPVDIARRIREALSEKDDVLALRGAHRWLPETERFDAPQGGPDFKRNGVYVVIGDIVDGVGKTWVDALSGLGATVALLQDTTAPAFEYPVQLKRQLDCGDAAALKGALDDVFAELGRIDGIFLSLPQSNHQSAALIGELAGAHWAYNIASKLRPVRALSEAVAKRKVGFCCVQSSLSTLVGGLGLGAYAATHQAIDRIVAEENKNGTTPWFAIGYPLIEANPGTTLQATGRANAFAISTEAAWDLTRCLIENGATGQTMLSGGAIPPVASDIDAQEPADGGRGRPALSVAYRKPGNDTEGRIVGIFEEILGLSPIGADDGFYELGGHSLLAIRAVAKLREAFPVDIAMRELLFDNPTAAAIAKSILERMSEKTDLSALADLLDEVDTLSDADVSRLLAGGNAR; encoded by the coding sequence ATGAATGACCTGTCCGCAGCCCCTCTTTCCGATGACATCAGGCATCATATTGCCGTCATCGGCATGGCTGGCCGCTTTCCCGGAGCGCCGGATGTTGAACGCTTCTGGCAGAACCTGGTCGATGGTGTGGAATCGATTGAGCGCCTCTCGCCGGAAACACTCAAGGAACGCGGCGTCTCTGCGGAGACGACAGCACTTGCCGATTTTGTGGCCGCTAGCACACCGCTGGCGGGTGCGGATCGCTTCGATGCGGGATTTTTCGGCTACAGCCCGGCCGAAGCTGAAATTCTCGATCCGCAGCAGCGTATTTTCCTCGAATGCGCCTGGCAGGCACTGGAAACCGCCGGTTATGTGGGTGATCGCTACCAAGGACCGATTGGCGTCTTCGCCGCAGCGGGCATCAATACCTATCTCTTCAACCTGCATGACAACAGCCGCATCCGCGAGACCGTCAGCCCCTATGAGCTATTCGTCGGCAATGACAAGGACTTTCTGGCCACCCGTACAGCCTTCAAGCTGAACCTGCGAGGCCCGGCCATTACCGTGCAAACCGCCTGCTCTTCCTCGCTCGTTGCTGTCCACATGGCCGCCCAGAGCCTGCTGTCCGGCGATTGCGACATGGCGCTGGCTGGCGGCATTGCACTGTCGCAATCCTCCGGCTACCGCGCTCGCGAAGGCGGAATCCTGTCTGCCGATGGCCATTGCCGCGCCTTCGATGCCGCCTCTAGTGGCACGGTCCCCGGCAGCGGGGTCGGCATCGTCGTTCTGAAACGGCTTGAAGATGCACTGGCCGATGGCGATACGATAGACGCCGTCATCCTTGGCTCTGCGATCAACAATGACGGTGCGTTGAAGGCAAGCTTCACCGCGCCGCAGGTCGATAGTCAGGCGGCAGTGATCGCCGATGCGCAGGCCATGGCAGGCGTGCGCGCTGACACCATTGGCTATATCGAGGCCCATGGAACGGGCACCAGACTCGGCGACCCGATAGAGGTTGCAGCACTGACCAAGGCGTTTCGTCGCGATACGCAGCGTCAGGGCTTCTGCGCGCTCGGCTCCGTCAAAACCAATATTGGCCATCTCGACACCGCCGCCGGTATTGCAGGTTTCATCAAGGCGGTGCTGGCCCTGAAAAATCGGCGGATTCCCGCAAGCCTCCACTATGAGAACTCGAATCCGCAAATTGATTTCGCAGCCAGCCCCTTCTTCGTCAATCAACGTCTGCGCGACTGGGACAATCAGATCGGCACGCGCCGCGCGGGCGTGAGTTCCTTCGGCATTGGAGGGACCAATGCCCATGTCGTGCTGGAAGAGGCACCACCCAGCCCGGCCTCAAAGGCAGGCAGCGGCCCGGAACTGTTGCTTCTGTCGGCACGAACCGAGGAGCAACTTGCAGCCAGCAGCGAGGCCCTCGCGGCACGCCTTGCCGTAGGCTCGGAGTATGCAGATGCCCCGGTATTGGCAGATGTCGCGCACACGCTGCGCCATGGCCGCCGCGATTTTGCCAAGCGCCGCTTCGTCGTAGCACGCGATGCCAAAGAGGCTGCCAGGAACCTACGCAACCCTGCCCAAACAGGCACAGCCGCAGGCGAGACAGCGCAAGCCGTTTTCCTGTTTCCCGGTCAGGGCAGTCCGTATACGGCGATGGGCAAGGCGCTTTACGCCGACATGCCAGCCTTTCGTGCCCCCTTTGACGCCTGCGCATCCGAATTGGATCGGCTGATGGGGATCAACTTCAAAGCCTGCCTGTTTTCGAACGCGGATGACCTTGACCGCACAGCATTTGCCCAACCGGCGCTGTTTGCTGTTGAATATGCGCTTGCGCAAGCCTTGATGAGCCACGGTGTCAAACCAGCGGCCCTGCATGGCCACAGCATTGGCGAATATGTCGCCGCCTGCCTTGCTGGTATCTTTGACCTCGAAACAGCGCTCCAGCTCGTCGTTGCGCGCGGGCGGTTGATGCAGGCGCAAGTACCCGGTGCCATGCTCGCGGTGATGCATGCGGATGAGCCGATCACGCCGTGGCTTGACGGGGTCATTACGCTGGCTGCGGCCAATGCGCCCGGTCTCAGCGTTCTCTCTGGCCCGGTGGAGGCAATCGCAAGCCTTCAGGGGCGCCTGAAAGACAAGGGCATTGCCGCACGCCTGCTGAAAATCTCCCACGCCTTCCATTCGCCGATGATGTCGGAAGCGGCGGCACAGTTCCGCGATGTCGTTGCAGGTGTTCGCCTCTCAGTGCCGCAAATTCCTTTGATTTCCAATGTCACGGGAACATGGATGACGGCACAGGATGCGACCGACCCGGACTATTGGGCGCGTCACCTGTTGCAGCCCGTCCGCTTCGAGGACGGTACGCGCACGCTGCAATCCCTTGCAGCACCTGTTTTCATAGAAATCGGCCCCGGCCGCGCACTCGGCACGTTGAGCGCTGCGGCAGGCGTTGAGAGGACCCGAATCCTGGCAACACTCGCGGAAGGCAAGGATGAATCGGGACAGGTTTTGTCTGCTGTCGGTCAGTTCTGGCAATTGAACGGCATTCTGGATTCAGCCGAAGTGGCTGGTCGGCGGCGCGTACGGCTTCCGACCTATCCGTTCCAAAGCGAGCGTTACTGGGTCGATGCGGATAGCGAGCCTGCCACGCCCAAGAGGACGGCCGCGAATGTTGAAGGCCCCGGCCTCTACCGCACCAATTGGCGGCGTGCACAATTGAACCACAGCCCTAATCGGTTGAAGGGCCGCGTGCTTGTTTTTGACGATGGTCAGCTTGGCTCCGCCCTCACTGCCGAGCTTGAGCGGAGCGGTGCTGAACCCTATCGCGCAATGATCGGCACCGGCCTCAGCGAACCAGACTTCCGCTGCTTCAGCCTCCGCCCCACGATGAGCGAAGACTACGCCAGCCTTTTCGAGACCCTTGCCGAGCGAGGGGCAAGCCCCGACCATATCGTCTTCGGCTGGCCGCTCACACCTTGCTCGAACGAAGCGCCGGAAACTGCTGCGCAAGCCCTTCTGGCGCTGGCGCGGGAACTGGCGAAGTTTGATCGCGCCGTCACTCTCACGCTTCTGACCCGGTCGGCAGCCGATGTCACGGGTCTGGAAGACCTCGATATTCCGCAGGCTCTGACTGCGGGCACTCTTCAGGTGATCGCCCAAGAATATCCATCGCTCCATTGCCGTCATATCGACATCGATGCTGCACGGCCTGTTGATATCGCGAGGCGCATCCGCGAAGCCCTGTCGGAGAAAGACGATGTGCTCGCCTTGCGCGGCGCGCATCGCTGGCTGCCGGAAACGGAACGGTTTGACGCGCCGCAAGGCGGCCCCGATTTCAAGCGGAACGGTGTCTATGTGGTGATCGGCGATATCGTTGATGGCGTTGGCAAGACCTGGGTTGATGCCCTGTCTGGGCTCGGCGCAACCGTCGCTCTGCTTCAAGATACTACGGCACCGGCTTTTGAGTATCCGGTTCAGCTCAAACGGCAGCTTGATTGCGGCGATGCCGCCGCCTTGAAAGGCGCTCTCGACGATGTTTTCGCAGAGCTGGGCCGGATCGACGGCATCTTTCTCAGCCTGCCGCAGTCAAACCATCAATCCGCCGCGCTGATTGGTGAGCTGGCGGGGGCCCATTGGGCCTATAATATCGCGAGCAAACTGCGCCCGGTTCGTGCGCTCAGCGAAGCTGTGGCGAAACGGAAAGTCGGCTTTTGCTGCGTTCAGTCCTCGCTCTCAACCCTCGTTGGCGGGCTCGGACTTGGCGCCTACGCTGCCACGCACCAAGCCATCGACCGGATTGTCGCCGAAGAGAATAAGAATGGCACCACGCCATGGTTCGCGATTGGCTATCCACTGATCGAGGCAAATCCCGGCACGACCTTGCAGGCAACGGGCCGTGCGAACGCCTTCGCGATATCGACGGAAGCCGCATGGGATCTGACGCGATGCCTGATTGAAAACGGCGCAACCGGACAGACCATGCTTTCGGGCGGAGCCATTCCCCCGGTCGCTTCCGACATCGACGCGCAAGAACCAGCCGATGGCGGGCGTGGACGCCCCGCCCTCAGTGTCGCCTACCGCAAGCCGGGCAATGACACCGAGGGGAGGATCGTCGGCATTTTCGAAGAGATCCTCGGCCTATCGCCCATCGGGGCCGATGACGGCTTTTATGAACTCGGCGGCCATTCCCTGCTCGCCATCCGCGCCGTTGCCAAACTCCGGGAGGCCTTCCCCGTCGATATCGCCATGCGCGAGCTGCTTTTTGACAATCCGACCGCTGCCGCCATCGCCAAATCGATTTTGGAGCGCATGTCGGAGAAGACCGACCTTTCTGCCCTCGCCGATCTTCTCGATGAGGTTGACACCCTGTCCGACGCCGATGTGAGCAGGCTTCTCGCCGGAGGAAATGCACGATGA